The following coding sequences lie in one Zingiber officinale cultivar Zhangliang chromosome 2B, Zo_v1.1, whole genome shotgun sequence genomic window:
- the LOC122046491 gene encoding ABC transporter B family member 19-like yields the protein MADFSFDVDRRSTSRGRSAIRGHHTTPIASRSPAPRPRSSRPIRDFDDDTSWQTSVSWQFEPTRWGELTGFGAAVSPWTPPGYDTPRSDHSSAVFLRRTARDFYVSSSANPHSERSRRLPLRSIEVSRSDYSTAPVAKRRRDRPKNPPVIDSSFDSVFDYSEAKELAPRSFGNPLEVVSHDASLISQGYETCATPSRWRDSNASLSCKPSPGDAHRTYDETPDGGDESGSDYDSESDEEDGPARRSTVGLLGLFKYSTALDLVLIFFGCIGSLINGGSLPWYSYLFGNVVDKLASDSGSHMVKEVERISFYMIALAAVVVVGSYMEITCWRMVGERSAQRIRREYLRAVLRQEIGFFDMEMSTGDVMHGISSDVAQIQEVIGEKMAHFVHHIFTFVCGYMVGFLKAWKVALVVFSVTPVMMICGIAYKAIYVGLTAEEEASYRKAGNVAQQAISSIKTVISLVMEDRMAEKYKVWLDESAPIGVKTGFAKGAGMGVIYLVTYSQWALAFWYGSLLVAKGEITGGAAIACFFAVNVGGRGLALSLSYYAQFAQGTVAAGRVFEIIDRTPEIDPYSTDGLALSSVKGQVEFRGVDFAYPSRPGTIVLRSLNLSIPASKTSALVGASGGGKSTVFALIERFYDPLRGSICLDGHDIRTLNIKWLREQMGLLGQEPILFSTSIIENVMLGKQNCSRKEAMAACAAVNADNFISGLPEGYDTQVGERGTQLSGGQKQRIALARTMIRNPKILLLDEPTSALDPESEAAVQRAIDRLSTGRTTVVIAHRLATVRSADVIVVVDSGAVVESGRHQDLMSRAGPYAALVKIANDNTTNVKNSDDLTRSMASDPRNKDQFKSFDQVSASHMMQSYAKPMQLQSVEEQEQMQRQRATKIKTSEIWSLQRPEAPVLLVGFVMGMVAGAIFSIFPLLLGEALQIYFQSDAKKMKRDIERLAIVIVGLGLGCIVTMTSQQGFCGWAGTKLTVRVRDLLFRAILRQEPGWFDLDDNSTGALISRLSMDCIAFRSMLGDRVSVLLMALGSAAAGLGASFTLDWRLTLVAAAMAPFTLGASYFSLLINLGPKVDNAAYAAASSVAAGAVGNVRAVAAFSAQQQIVSSFDRALSEPMRKSASKSHLVGIALGLSQGAMYAAYTLTLWAGARLMETHRSNFGDVCKVFLILVLSSFSVGQLAGLAPNTAGAPASVDRVLGILKRRPAVTTIGRGRRVESGRGLEVELRKVTFAYPSRPGVAVLQGLSLRVKSGSTVAVVGGSGSGKSTVIWLVQRLYDPSAGRVSVGGMDVREADLKWLRRECALVGQEPCLFGGSIRENIAFGNPNASWAEIEEAAQEANIHKFISGLPQGYESQVGESGVQLSGGQKQRIAIARAVLKRSRILLLDEATSALDAESEKHVQEALRMASNRATTIVVAHRLAAVSHADRIAVVKEGKVVELGSHQELVENHPGGVYAAMVRREMEAQALA from the exons ATGGCTGATTTCTCCTTCGACGTCGACCGCCGCAGCACCTCCCGCGGCCGCTCCGCCATCCGTGGCCACCACACCACCCCCATCGCCTCCCGTAGCCCCGCGCCTCGCCCGAGATCCAGCCGGCCCATCCGCGACTTCGACGACGACACCTCGTGGCAGACCTCCGTCTCGTGGCAGTTCGAGCCGACCCGATGGGGAGAGCTGACTGGGTTCGGAGCCGCCGTATCCCCGTGGACCCCGCCGGGCTACGACACCCCCCGTAGTGACCACAGCTCAGCCGTCTTCCTCCGCCGGACGGCCCGAGATTTCTACGTATCTAGTAGCGCCAATCCGCACAGCGAGCGATCGAGAAGGCTTCCACTTCGGAGCATCGAGGTCAGCCGCTCCGACTACTCAACCGCGCCGGTTGCGAAACGCCGACGCGACCGGCCTAAGAACCCCCCTGTCATCGACAGCTCCTTCGATAGCGTGTTTGATTACAGCGAAGCGAAAGAACTTGCTCCGAGGAGCTTTGGCAACCCCCTGGAGGTCGTTTCACATGATGCATCATTAATCTCTCAGGGCTACGAAACCTGTGCGACGCCGAGCAGGTGGCGCGATAGCAATGCGAGTTTGAGTTGTAAACCAAGCCCAGGGGATGCGCaccgaacatatgatgaaacaccTGACGGAGGCGATGAAAGCGGGAGCGATTATGATAGCGAGAGCGATGAGGAAGACGGGCCGGCGAGGCGGAGTACGGTGGGTCTGTTGGGTTTGTTCAAGTATTCGACTGCGCTGGACTTGGTTCTGATTTTCTTTGGCTGCATCGGGTCCCTGATCAATGGCGGATCGCTTCCTTGGTACTCCTACTTGTTTGGGAATGTCGTCGACAAGTTGGCCTCGGACTCCGGAAGCCACATGGTTAAGGAGGTCGAAAGG ATATCCTTTTACATGATTGCACTTGCGGCAGTGGTGGTCGTCGGATCTTATATGG AGATTACTTGTTGGAGAATGGTTGGGGAAAGGTCGGCGCAGAGAATTCGACGGGAATACCTTCGAGCTGTGTTGAGGCAGGAAATCGGCTTCTTCGACATGGAGATGAGCACGGGAGATGTGATGCACGGCATATCCAGCGATGTCGCACAGATCCAGGAAGTAATTGGGGAGAAG ATGGCGCATTTTGTTCACCACATCTTTACATTCGTCTGCGGCTACATGGTGGGCTTCCTCAAGGCATGGAAGGTAGCCCTGGTGGTTTTCTCTGTTACTCCAGTGATGATGATCTGTGGCATTGCTTACAAGGCGATTTATGTCGGTCTCACAGCAGAGGAAGAG GCCTCTTACAGAAAAGCTGGCAATGTAGCTCAACAAGCAATTAGCTCGATCAAGACCGTTATATCACTCGTGATGGAGGACCGAATGGCAGAAAAGTACAAGGTCTGGCTCGACGAGTCTGCACCCATCGGAGTGAAGACAGGGTTTGCCAAGGGTGCTGGCATGGGCGTGATCTATCTCGTGACCTATTCACAATGGGCTCTGGCCTTCTGGTATGGGTCCTTGCTGGTGGCCAAAGGAGAGATAACAGGAGGAGCTGCcattgcttgcttctttgctgtTAATGTAGGCGGAAG GGGGTTAGCTTTGTCATTGTCGTACTACGCCCAATTTGCTCAAGGTACGGTGGCAGCCGGCCGTGTGTTTGAGATCATTGATAGAACACCTGAGATCGACCCATACAGCACAGATGGACTAGCGCTCTCATCGGTAAAAGGTCAAGTTGAGTTTAGAGGTGTTGATTTTGCGTATCCTTCGCGCCCAGGGACCATCGTACTCAGAAGCCTTAATCTCTCCATCCCTGCGTCGAAGACTTCGGCTCTCGTGGGTGCCAGTGGAGGTGGCAAATCCACCGTCTTTGCTCTTATAGAGAGGTTCTATGATCCGTTGCGAG GATCAATATGCTTGGACGGTCATGATATAAGGACTCTAAATATCAAATGGCTGAGAGAGCAAATGGGGCTGCTGGGGCAGGAGCCTATCCTCTTCTCCACTTCCATAATTGAGAATGTGATGCTGGGCAAACAGAATTGTAGCAGAAAGGAAGCTATGGCCGCCTGTGCTGCTGTAAATGCTGATAACTTCATATCCGGGCTCCCTGAGGGATACGACACACAG GTAGGTGAACGTGGAACTCAGCTGTCAGGGGGGCAGAAGCAGAGGATTGCATTGGCACGGACAATGATAAGGAATCCCAAAATTCTCCTCCTCGACGAGCCCACAAGTGCTCTAGACCCCGAATCCGAGGCTGCCGTTCAACGGGCGATCGATCGTCTCTCCACCGGCCGGACCACCGTAGTGATCGCCCACCGCCTCGCTACCGTTCGGTCAGCCGACGTCATTGTGGTTGTCGACTCCGGCGCCGTCGTCGAGTCCGGACGACATCAGGATCTCATGAGCCGGGCTGGGCCTTATGCTGCCTTAGTAAAGATCGCGAACGATAACACCACCAACGTCAAGAACAGCGACGATCTTACACGGTCGATGGCATCGGACCCGCGCAATAAGGACCAGTTCAAAAGCTTCGATCAGGTCTCCGCCTCTCACATGATGCAGAGCTACGCGAAGCCCATGCAATTGCAATCGGTGGAAGAGCAGGAACAAATGCAGAGGCAAAGAGCTACCAAGATTAAGACCTCCGAGATATGGAGTCTTCAGAGGCCGGAGGCTCCGGTTCTGCTGGTTGGCTTCGTAATGGGTATGGTTGCGGGTGCTATCTTCTCCATCTTCCCTTTGCTCCTCGGGGAAGCACTTCAAATCTACTTTCAATCGGATGCCAAAAAGATGAAGCGGGATATCGAGCGCCTTGCCATTGTGATAGTGGGCCTGGGATTGGGCTGCATCGTTACCATGACGAGCCAACAGGGCTTCTGTGGATGGGCAGGCACTAAACTCACTGTCCGCGTCCGGGATCTCCTGTTCCGGGCAATCCTCCGGCAGGAACCCGGCTGGTTCGACCTCGACGACAACTCCACAGGCGCGCTGATCTCCAGGCTCTCCATGGATTGCATCGCCTTCCGCTCTATGCTCGGAGACCGCGTGTCGGTCCTGTTGATGGCCCTGGGCTCGGCCGCCGCCGGGCTGGGCGCTTCGTTCACTCTCGACTGGAGGCTGACGCTGGTAGCCGCAGCCATGGCTCCCTTCACCCTGGGAGCTAGTTACTTCAGTTTACTCATCAACCTGGGGCCAAAGGTGGACAACGCCGCCTACGCGGCCGCAAGCAGCGTGGCCGCCGGCGCCGTGGGCAACGTTCGGGCCGTCGCGGCTTTCTCCGCTCAACAACAGATCGTTTCCTCCTTCGACCGGGCCCTGTCGGAGCCCATGAGAAAGTCAGCGAGCAAATCCCACCTGGTGGGCATTGCGCTCGGACTCTCGCAAGGTGCCATGTACGCCGCGTACACCCTGACGCTATGGGCCGGCGCTCGCCTGATGGAAACGCATCGCTCCAACTTCGGGGACGTGTGCAAGGTGTTCCTCATCCTGGTGCTGAGCTCCTTTTCGGTGGGCCAGCTGGCGGGCCTGGCGCCCAACACGGCGGGCGCCCCTGCTTCCGTCGACCGCGTCCTCGGCATCCTGAAGCGGCGGCCAGCGGTGACGACGATCGGGCGAGGGCGGAGGGTGGAGTCGGGGAGGGGGCTGGAGGTCGAGCTGCGGAAGGTGACGTTCGCGTACCCGTCGAGGCCGGGGGTGGCGGTGCTGCAGGGGTTGTCTCTGCGGGTGAAGTCGGGGAGCACGGTGGCAGTGGTCGGGGGAAGTGGAAGCGGGAAGTCGACGGTGATTTGGCTGGTGCAGAGGCTCTACGATCCGTCGGCTGGGAGGGTGAGTGTTGGGGGGATGGACGTGAGGGAGGCGGACTTGAAGTGGCTGCGGAGGGAGTGCGCTCTGGTGGGGCAAGAGCCCTGCTTGTTCGGCGGCTCCATCAGGGAGAACATTGCGTTCGGGAACCCCAACGCCTCCTGGGCGGAAATCGAAGAGGCAGCGCAGGAGGCCAACATCCACAAGTTCATATCCGGTCTTCCTCAGGGCTATGAATCCCAG GTGGGGGAGAGCGGGGTGCAGCTGTCGGGCGGGCAAAAGCAGCGGATAGCGATCGCCCGCGCCGTGCTCAAGAGGTCGAGGATCCTGCTGCTGGACGAAGCTACCAGCGCGCTGGACGCGGAGTCAGAGAAGCACGTGCAAGAGGCGCTACGAATGGCTTCCAACCGCGCCACCACCATCGTGGTTGCGCACAGGCTCGCCGCCGTCAGTCATGCCGACCGGATCGCCGTGGTGAAGGAAGGCAAGGTGGTGGAGTTGGGGAGCCACCAGGAGTTGGTGGAGAACCACCCGGGCGGGGTCTATGCCGCTATGGTCCGGCGGGAGATGGAGGCCCAAGCACTTGCTTAA